From one Peredibacter starrii genomic stretch:
- a CDS encoding sensor histidine kinase: protein MTIDFDLFENAFEFAPIGMALVSLDGKFLKVNQSLVELWGYDEEELLNIDFQTITHEEDLGRDLNLLHQLVDRKINSYRIEKRYFHKNGKTMWALLSVSLIRSKDGSPKFFISQILDITEIKNAQHTMVYNSKMIALGEMAAGIAHEINNPLAIIHLNAVAIEESLNDPNPDKKLVSSFLKKINDTVSRINGVVTSLRKLSRRSEEIHFEKCELELIVQDSLALCLEKFRISGVKLNKTVQNTMIECRPVEISQVLINLLNNAFYAVRNSEEKEIELIASHDGKKVRIEVSDSGPAIAPEIRAKIMEPFFTTKPLGEGTGLGLSISRNIIDSHKGTIVLCEKASRTTFVVEFPISQH, encoded by the coding sequence GTGACCATCGATTTCGATCTGTTCGAAAACGCCTTTGAATTTGCTCCCATCGGGATGGCCCTGGTCAGTCTCGATGGGAAGTTTCTTAAAGTTAATCAGTCCCTCGTTGAACTATGGGGCTACGACGAAGAAGAACTCCTCAATATTGATTTTCAAACCATTACCCATGAAGAAGACCTAGGGCGAGACCTTAATCTTCTCCATCAATTGGTGGACAGGAAAATCAATAGCTACCGAATTGAAAAAAGATACTTTCATAAAAATGGGAAAACCATGTGGGCCCTTTTGAGTGTCTCTTTGATTAGAAGTAAGGATGGTAGTCCGAAGTTCTTTATCTCTCAGATTCTGGACATCACCGAAATTAAAAATGCTCAGCACACGATGGTGTATAACTCTAAGATGATTGCCCTTGGGGAAATGGCCGCAGGTATTGCTCACGAGATCAATAATCCACTCGCCATTATTCACCTCAATGCAGTGGCGATTGAAGAGTCTCTGAATGATCCAAATCCAGATAAGAAATTGGTCAGCTCTTTTCTAAAAAAGATCAATGATACCGTTTCTCGTATCAATGGCGTCGTCACAAGTTTACGTAAGCTTTCACGTCGTTCGGAAGAAATTCATTTCGAGAAATGTGAATTAGAACTCATCGTGCAGGATTCTCTTGCTCTATGTTTAGAGAAGTTTCGTATTTCAGGTGTAAAGCTTAATAAAACGGTCCAGAACACGATGATTGAGTGCCGACCGGTTGAGATCTCGCAGGTTCTTATCAATCTTTTAAACAATGCTTTCTATGCCGTAAGAAACTCTGAGGAAAAAGAAATCGAACTCATTGCCAGTCACGATGGGAAGAAGGTTCGCATTGAGGTTTCTGATTCTGGTCCGGCCATTGCTCCTGAAATCCGGGCCAAGATTATGGAACCATTCTTTACGACGAAGCCATTGGGTGAAGGTACGGGCCTTGGTCTAAGTATCAGTCGCAATATTATTGATTCTCACAAAGGGACGATTGTTCTTTGTGAAAAGGCGTCCAGAACTACCTTCGTCGTGGAATTTCCTATTTCTCAGCACTGA
- the asnS gene encoding asparagine--tRNA ligase, producing the protein MSQYLLIKKVYETKPVDQTVIVRGWIKSLRQSKKFSFMVVNDGTTQKDLQIIVDGTLGNYEEVVKLTIGSSVEVEGLLVASQGKQPVEMQAKRVHIYCLNAEDYPLQKKETSLEYLREIAHLRSRTNTFSAVFRLRHELAQATHQYFSNESFAYLHTPIITASDAEGAGEMFRISTLNLDKLPRGEKGAIDFKQDYFGRETFLSVSGQLEAETFAVGGLGRVYTFGPTFRSENSNTARHLSEFWMVEPEAAFFTLEDNAQLATGYVKHLIKHAMEKCGDELEFLASRYAPENLKTLEHVMNSPFEMVTYTKAVEILQESAKTHKFEYPVSWGMDLQTEHERFLAEVYFKRPTIVTDYPKDIKSFYMKLNDDGKTVRAMDVLVPGVGELIGGSQREDNYERLTKRMSDLKMDPTNYWWYLDLRKYGSVPHSGFGLGFERAVMYISGMTNIRDVIPFPRTPKNAEF; encoded by the coding sequence ATGTCTCAGTATCTTTTAATTAAAAAAGTATATGAAACTAAGCCTGTAGATCAGACGGTCATCGTTCGTGGTTGGATCAAATCACTTCGTCAGTCAAAAAAGTTCTCGTTCATGGTTGTGAATGATGGAACGACTCAGAAAGATCTTCAGATCATCGTTGATGGTACTCTTGGTAACTACGAAGAAGTGGTCAAGCTTACAATTGGTTCTTCAGTTGAAGTAGAAGGTCTCCTTGTTGCTTCTCAAGGAAAGCAACCTGTAGAAATGCAGGCCAAACGCGTTCACATCTACTGCCTAAACGCTGAAGATTATCCTCTTCAGAAGAAAGAGACTTCTCTTGAATACCTAAGAGAAATTGCTCACCTTCGTTCTCGTACAAATACTTTCTCTGCAGTATTTCGTCTTCGTCACGAACTGGCTCAGGCGACTCACCAGTATTTCTCAAACGAGAGTTTTGCTTACCTTCATACTCCGATCATCACAGCATCAGATGCTGAAGGTGCAGGGGAAATGTTTCGCATCTCAACTCTAAACCTGGATAAACTTCCTCGTGGTGAGAAAGGTGCCATTGATTTCAAACAAGATTACTTCGGTCGTGAGACGTTCCTTTCTGTATCTGGTCAGCTAGAAGCTGAAACATTTGCAGTTGGTGGTCTGGGTCGCGTTTATACATTTGGGCCAACTTTCCGTTCTGAAAATTCAAACACTGCTCGTCACTTGTCTGAGTTCTGGATGGTTGAACCTGAGGCGGCCTTCTTCACTCTCGAAGACAACGCTCAGCTTGCTACTGGCTATGTAAAACACCTTATTAAGCACGCTATGGAAAAGTGTGGTGATGAGCTAGAGTTCCTGGCCTCTCGTTATGCTCCAGAGAACCTTAAAACTCTTGAACACGTAATGAACTCACCATTTGAGATGGTGACTTATACAAAAGCAGTAGAGATTCTTCAGGAATCAGCTAAGACTCATAAATTTGAATATCCAGTTTCTTGGGGAATGGATCTTCAAACTGAGCACGAGCGTTTCCTTGCAGAAGTTTACTTCAAGCGTCCGACTATCGTGACTGACTACCCGAAAGACATTAAGTCTTTCTATATGAAGCTTAACGATGACGGTAAAACTGTTCGCGCGATGGACGTTCTTGTTCCAGGCGTGGGTGAGCTTATTGGTGGATCTCAGCGTGAAGATAACTACGAGCGCCTGACTAAGCGTATGAGTGATCTAAAAATGGATCCAACAAACTACTGGTGGTACCTGGATCTTCGTAAGTACGGTTCAGTTCCTCACTCTGGTTTCGGCCTAGGTTTTGAGCGTGCGGTTATGTACATCTCGGGTATGACAAATATTCGTGACGTAATTCCTTTCCCTCGAACGCCTAAGAACGCTGAATTCTAA
- a CDS encoding adenosine kinase, with protein sequence MTKKYDVYAIGNALVDMEYEVHDEFFKKNNIDKGLMTLVDEDRQNYLLNALGTAPKKQQCGGSAANTVIAAAQFGGKSFYSCKVAKDPIGNFYFQDLQDNNVDSNLQKQDRDQGITGKCLVLITPDAERTMNTFLGITSTISKTEVFPEAIRHSKYMYMEGYLVASPTGRAAAIHARNIAEAAGVKTALTFSDVNMVKFFKEGLAEMIGDGIDLLFCNESEACAYTETDDILMARERLKLIAKTFVITLGEEGAVIWDGNQFINIEPYHVKAVDTNGAGDMYAGAFLYAITNGHDFASAGKLASKAASQVVSQFGPRLKTEVALEIKQKILG encoded by the coding sequence ATGACTAAAAAATACGATGTCTATGCTATCGGGAACGCCCTGGTGGACATGGAGTATGAAGTGCACGATGAGTTTTTTAAGAAGAATAATATTGATAAAGGTCTAATGACCCTAGTGGATGAAGATCGCCAGAATTATCTTTTGAATGCTCTGGGTACTGCACCTAAGAAGCAACAGTGTGGTGGTTCGGCCGCTAATACTGTGATTGCGGCCGCTCAGTTCGGTGGAAAATCTTTTTATTCATGTAAGGTCGCTAAAGATCCTATCGGAAACTTCTATTTCCAGGACCTTCAGGACAATAACGTTGATTCAAATCTTCAAAAGCAAGATCGCGATCAAGGTATCACTGGTAAATGTCTGGTTCTGATTACTCCAGATGCTGAAAGAACGATGAATACCTTCCTAGGTATTACTTCAACGATCAGTAAGACCGAAGTTTTCCCTGAAGCGATTCGTCACTCAAAATATATGTATATGGAAGGCTACCTGGTAGCTTCTCCGACTGGTCGTGCTGCTGCTATTCACGCCCGTAATATCGCCGAGGCCGCAGGAGTTAAGACTGCCCTTACGTTCTCTGACGTAAACATGGTTAAGTTCTTCAAAGAGGGCCTGGCCGAAATGATCGGGGACGGCATCGATCTATTGTTCTGTAATGAATCTGAGGCCTGTGCTTATACAGAAACTGATGATATCCTAATGGCTCGTGAAAGATTGAAGCTTATTGCCAAAACTTTCGTGATCACTTTAGGTGAAGAAGGCGCGGTTATTTGGGACGGCAATCAATTCATTAATATTGAACCATACCACGTAAAAGCAGTGGACACTAACGGTGCAGGTGATATGTATGCGGGAGCTTTCTTGTATGCCATCACTAATGGCCATGATTTCGCTTCGGCCGGAAAACTTGCTTCTAAGGCCGCAAGCCAAGTGGTTTCGCAATTTGGTCCTCGTTTAAAAACAGAAGTAGCATTAGAAATTAAACAGAAAATTCTAGGATAG
- a CDS encoding class I SAM-dependent methyltransferase, producing MALKLIKDGNQISSQEPEFSELNKFCEENVIDLTFEWIAGQFWLHSDLPKEKPIGIEIDRELSRHEDYLKKSSVHKELLAKSIGVKGAHRPQVLDLTAGMLGDSLLMLAFGCEVWATERHPVIRFLIQSALKNAQHPKLQNFHFEATSAQQILEHGPKTEVIYFDPMFEDANDKASPRKEMRIFRNLVGSDQDAIAVFETALNRKAKRLVVKRPRHSANLSQAPSVQYIGKSTRYDVYFSV from the coding sequence ATGGCACTCAAACTCATCAAAGACGGTAACCAAATTTCTTCTCAGGAACCTGAGTTCTCCGAGCTAAATAAGTTTTGCGAAGAAAACGTCATAGATCTGACATTTGAGTGGATCGCGGGCCAGTTCTGGCTTCATTCTGATCTTCCCAAGGAAAAACCGATTGGAATTGAGATTGATCGGGAATTATCTCGTCACGAAGATTATTTGAAAAAAAGTTCCGTCCATAAAGAGCTTTTGGCCAAATCCATTGGAGTGAAAGGGGCCCATCGTCCGCAGGTTTTGGATCTCACGGCCGGAATGCTCGGGGATTCACTTCTCATGCTGGCCTTTGGTTGTGAAGTTTGGGCCACGGAAAGACATCCCGTGATTCGTTTTCTGATTCAATCAGCGCTTAAGAATGCTCAGCATCCAAAACTTCAGAACTTTCATTTTGAGGCGACTTCCGCTCAACAAATTCTTGAACATGGGCCAAAAACTGAGGTCATCTACTTTGATCCGATGTTTGAAGATGCCAATGATAAGGCCTCTCCCCGTAAGGAGATGCGTATATTTCGAAATTTAGTCGGTTCCGATCAGGACGCGATCGCGGTTTTTGAAACTGCTCTTAATAGAAAGGCCAAACGTTTAGTAGTAAAGCGTCCCCGCCATTCGGCCAATCTGTCTCAAGCGCCCTCGGTGCAATATATCGGCAAATCCACTCGTTATGATGTGTATTTTTCAGTCTAA
- the gcvPB gene encoding aminomethyl-transferring glycine dehydrogenase subunit GcvPB: MKGTHTPLNYHPEKLKRELKPFYIGADDKDISDMLKTLGLNSLDDLYKHIASDVKMTSVPMAKHMAYEELIGHVNDVANKNNIKTSFLGDGLPQYKVTDVVGPVCDIRGLTTAYTPYQPERSQGTLQTLWIYQSLVSQLTGFEAVNASLYDRSTCLYEAMNCALRLVKDSTTVVVANSLYPGDLEVIETHAKETEMKIIRAPINAQTGKLDIDALKRILNTTPQVAAVAFPQVNNFGNIESVDEIVDLCSNNNIKSIAVVDPMLLGRGGLKAPAKFGVRAQGADMVVAEGQHLAIGPNFGGPGLGIFGIRYNEQDKISIRSTAGRYVGKTQDLKGRECKALILSTREQHIRREKATSNICSNQSFVATAAGASMLARGDEGFEATLKHSRALAEKAVETLTQFEGVELKFKGSAFFNEFTLKLPVNTSEFIHKASAAGIQVGVDVSNRHLEIAGENLLMMSFTDIHSEKDLDKLVSFFASNFEKTKGGSPAPKIQSVMLRTDAPEIPRIETKEIIAYYERLGKQNLSPDDGIYPLGSCTMKYNPYINDYAASLPGFTNVHPQAPVEDIQGCLEILFEIQEQFKAITGLPGVVTQAVAGAQGELVGLKMFQAYHRDRGEGDQRNVIIIPRSAHGTNPATATMAGYQTKMVHGQLYGIYTVEALPNGEMNLAQIKEFLKTDGHRVAGVMVTNPNTAGIFETQFKEMSDLIHGVGGLVYMDGANMNAIAGILDLDKLGVDAVHNNLHKTWTIPHGGGGPGDAIVGVSHRLLDFIPGVQIVKKDGKYDIVKPAKSCGSFHRHFGNFAHKIRAYTYIKALGADGVRKMSQVAVLSARYLHNRLSKSYPTLPAEAGSAPRMHEFILTLSPETFKKVEASGTPKTNTIARIGKLFLDFGFHAPTVAFPEQYGLMIEPTETYSKNELDQFSEVVEGILKLINEHPEVLKTVPHFTPIDRVDEVLANKNPVLSEKITDHLPDIIPDRVNNERLRNSTPEELTQLILKAHQNTL, from the coding sequence ATGAAAGGTACACACACACCTCTTAACTACCATCCTGAAAAATTAAAACGGGAACTAAAACCATTTTATATTGGTGCTGATGATAAAGACATTAGCGACATGCTAAAGACACTTGGCCTTAACAGTCTGGACGATCTTTATAAGCACATTGCTTCTGACGTGAAGATGACTTCTGTGCCAATGGCAAAACACATGGCCTATGAAGAACTCATTGGTCACGTGAATGATGTTGCTAATAAAAACAACATTAAGACTTCATTCCTGGGTGATGGTCTTCCCCAATATAAAGTGACAGATGTTGTAGGTCCGGTTTGTGATATTCGTGGTCTTACGACTGCCTATACTCCTTATCAGCCAGAGCGTTCTCAAGGAACACTTCAGACTCTTTGGATCTATCAGTCACTGGTTTCTCAACTAACTGGTTTTGAAGCAGTAAACGCGTCTCTTTATGACCGTTCAACTTGTCTTTATGAGGCGATGAACTGTGCTCTTCGTCTGGTAAAAGATTCTACAACTGTGGTTGTGGCAAATTCTCTTTACCCAGGTGATCTTGAAGTTATTGAAACGCACGCGAAAGAAACAGAGATGAAAATCATTCGCGCTCCAATCAATGCTCAAACTGGTAAACTAGACATCGACGCTCTTAAGCGCATTCTTAATACAACTCCGCAGGTTGCGGCAGTTGCGTTCCCGCAAGTGAATAACTTCGGTAACATTGAATCAGTGGATGAAATCGTTGATCTTTGTTCTAACAACAACATCAAGTCTATCGCGGTAGTAGATCCTATGCTTCTAGGTCGCGGAGGTCTTAAGGCCCCTGCGAAATTCGGTGTTCGTGCTCAAGGTGCGGACATGGTAGTAGCTGAAGGTCAACATCTGGCGATCGGTCCAAACTTCGGTGGACCGGGACTTGGTATCTTCGGTATCCGTTATAATGAACAAGATAAGATTTCGATCCGTTCAACGGCCGGCCGTTACGTTGGTAAAACTCAGGACCTAAAAGGTCGCGAGTGTAAGGCCCTTATCCTTTCAACACGTGAGCAGCACATCCGTCGTGAGAAAGCGACATCGAACATCTGTTCTAACCAATCATTCGTAGCAACTGCGGCCGGCGCTTCAATGCTCGCTCGTGGTGACGAAGGTTTTGAAGCAACTTTGAAGCACTCTCGTGCTCTTGCTGAAAAAGCAGTTGAAACTCTGACACAGTTTGAAGGTGTTGAACTTAAATTTAAAGGTTCAGCTTTCTTCAATGAATTCACGCTAAAACTTCCTGTGAATACTTCTGAGTTCATCCATAAAGCAAGTGCGGCCGGAATACAGGTTGGTGTGGACGTTTCAAACCGCCACCTGGAAATTGCCGGTGAAAATCTTCTTATGATGAGCTTCACTGATATTCACTCTGAAAAAGACCTGGATAAGCTCGTTTCTTTCTTTGCTTCAAACTTTGAAAAAACTAAGGGCGGCTCTCCTGCTCCAAAAATTCAATCTGTGATGCTGCGTACAGATGCTCCGGAAATTCCTAGAATTGAGACAAAAGAAATCATCGCTTATTACGAGCGTCTGGGTAAACAGAACCTATCTCCAGATGACGGTATTTACCCTCTGGGTTCTTGTACCATGAAGTACAACCCGTACATCAACGATTACGCTGCTTCTCTTCCGGGCTTCACTAATGTTCACCCACAAGCTCCGGTTGAAGATATTCAAGGCTGTTTGGAAATCCTTTTCGAAATCCAAGAGCAGTTTAAAGCAATCACTGGTCTTCCAGGAGTTGTGACTCAGGCCGTGGCCGGCGCTCAAGGTGAGCTAGTTGGTCTAAAAATGTTCCAGGCCTACCACCGCGATCGTGGTGAAGGTGATCAGAGAAATGTGATCATTATTCCTCGTTCTGCTCACGGTACAAACCCTGCAACTGCAACCATGGCCGGCTACCAGACGAAGATGGTTCATGGTCAGCTTTACGGTATCTACACCGTTGAAGCTCTTCCAAACGGTGAGATGAATCTTGCTCAAATTAAAGAGTTCTTAAAAACTGACGGTCACCGTGTGGCCGGTGTGATGGTAACAAATCCAAACACTGCTGGTATTTTTGAAACTCAATTTAAAGAAATGAGTGACCTTATTCACGGTGTAGGTGGACTTGTGTACATGGATGGCGCGAACATGAACGCCATTGCCGGTATTCTTGATCTGGATAAACTTGGCGTGGACGCTGTTCACAATAACCTTCATAAAACTTGGACGATTCCTCACGGCGGCGGCGGTCCGGGTGACGCTATTGTTGGTGTTTCTCACCGACTTCTAGACTTCATTCCTGGTGTTCAAATCGTGAAGAAAGACGGCAAATACGACATCGTTAAACCGGCCAAGTCTTGTGGTTCATTCCACCGTCACTTTGGTAACTTCGCTCACAAAATCCGTGCCTACACTTATATCAAAGCACTAGGTGCAGATGGTGTTCGTAAGATGAGTCAGGTGGCAGTTCTATCAGCTCGCTACCTACATAATCGTCTTTCAAAGAGCTACCCTACACTTCCAGCTGAAGCAGGTTCAGCTCCTCGTATGCATGAGTTCATTCTTACTCTTTCACCTGAAACGTTTAAGAAAGTTGAAGCAAGTGGAACTCCAAAAACAAATACCATCGCACGTATTGGTAAGTTGTTCCTGGATTTCGGTTTCCATGCTCCAACTGTTGCGTTCCCTGAGCAGTACGGACTTATGATTGAGCCAACTGAAACTTATTCTAAAAATGAATTGGATCAGTTCTCTGAAGTGGTTGAAGGAATCTTGAAACTTATCAATGAGCATCCGGAAGTTCTAAAAACAGTTCCTCACTTCACTCCGATTGATCGCGTAGATGAAGTGCTTGCGAATAAAAATCCGGTGCTGTCTGAAAAAATCACAGATCATCTTCCAGACATCATTCCTGATCGTGTGAACAATGAAAGACTTAGAAATTCAACACCAGAAGAGCTGACCCAGCTCATTCTGAAAGCTCATCAAAACACGCTTTAA
- a CDS encoding sensor histidine kinase yields MVGWIWPIRGFKLFLQDISGTELWGRWRYMLLAGMAFVSVALASYGFGFTSYTLPFTLGVVVCGLSMVFEALKKSHVKETPLHWCAYVFTALYFFTRLAFPIWRMESLNEPMALVVDLFFYVIFAGITSFITLEMVKFRHDEEVDHLLKERNDRLLGQSKYAELGMMSAGIAHEINNPLAVIQARTTQLLRIHQNPEKQKDLGDGLQQILHTSERINRTIQGVREFIHQDEKGPQTDVDLKTLVDDVLAFCGQRMKNHGINLRFYGLENYSVVGNKIQLEQVILNLLNNSFDAIEYLPDKWIEISAQQSNDHVQIFVKDSGPGIPPEIAARIMEPFYSTKDLGKGTGLGLALARGIVEKHGGTLIYLEETSHTTFLIDLPAEPHTDWGISTYH; encoded by the coding sequence ATGGTAGGGTGGATATGGCCAATTCGAGGATTCAAATTATTCCTACAAGACATTTCGGGCACTGAACTGTGGGGCCGTTGGCGCTATATGCTCCTTGCTGGGATGGCCTTTGTTTCCGTGGCCCTCGCGAGTTATGGTTTTGGATTTACCTCCTATACTTTGCCTTTCACCTTAGGAGTGGTGGTCTGTGGTTTAAGTATGGTCTTTGAGGCCCTGAAAAAAAGTCACGTTAAAGAAACACCACTTCACTGGTGTGCATATGTCTTTACGGCCCTCTATTTTTTTACTCGATTAGCTTTTCCTATCTGGCGAATGGAATCCTTGAATGAACCGATGGCCCTGGTGGTGGATTTATTTTTCTATGTGATCTTCGCAGGGATCACTTCATTTATCACTCTGGAAATGGTGAAGTTTCGTCACGATGAAGAAGTGGATCATCTGCTCAAGGAGCGAAACGACAGGCTATTAGGTCAATCAAAGTATGCAGAACTGGGAATGATGTCGGCCGGTATTGCCCATGAAATTAATAATCCTCTTGCCGTCATTCAAGCGAGAACCACTCAGCTACTTCGTATTCATCAAAATCCTGAAAAACAAAAAGATCTCGGTGATGGTCTTCAACAAATTCTTCACACCAGTGAGAGAATTAATCGCACCATTCAAGGTGTGAGAGAATTCATTCATCAAGACGAGAAAGGTCCTCAAACCGATGTGGATCTTAAAACCTTGGTAGATGATGTCTTGGCGTTCTGTGGCCAGAGAATGAAAAACCACGGAATTAATCTGCGTTTTTATGGCCTAGAAAATTATAGCGTCGTCGGGAATAAGATTCAGCTCGAGCAGGTCATTTTAAATCTTCTGAACAATTCTTTTGATGCCATCGAGTATTTACCCGATAAATGGATTGAGATCAGTGCTCAGCAAAGTAATGATCATGTGCAGATTTTTGTGAAAGATTCTGGGCCGGGCATCCCACCGGAAATCGCAGCACGAATTATGGAACCGTTTTATTCTACCAAAGATCTAGGTAAGGGAACCGGGCTGGGTCTCGCCCTCGCTCGAGGAATCGTTGAAAAACACGGGGGAACACTTATCTATCTAGAAGAGACCTCGCATACGACTTTCCTGATCGACCTACCGGCCGAACCTCATACGGACTGGGGAATATCAACTTATCACTAG
- a CDS encoding peptide chain release factor 3, which produces MSFKPRCTFAIISHPDAGKTTMTEKLLWFGGVVREAGMVKSKSGDYAKSDWMELEKQRGISITSSVMSFEYNDRALHLLDTPGHKDFSEDTYRTLTAVESVLMMIDSAKGVEAQTIKLMEVCRMRDTPIVTFMNKFDREAMDPFALLDNIESILKIQCVPMTWPVGNGVDFKGVYDFKTKQILSFKDSKDPFTPSYVDASDLDAPSLLEAIGPALVEKLKEELEMVATLIPEFNMDEYQAGIQTPVFFGSALKNFGVKECLDLITQIAPTPKPREAVLAPYDSNAEKITIDPSDKEFTGFIFKIQANMDPKHRDRISFMRVCSGRFERNEKIYHVRTGKEIRIATPLIFQARDRDIAEEALAGDIIGLYDTGKYQIGDTFSMGKKHIRYTGIPSFSPELFMRVTAKDPMKAKHLEKGLSQLSEEGATQLFIRRHTNEKMLGAVGALQFEVVKYRLEDEYSVEASYEPVAWAGVRWLKFPDKKSEEKFAQDYSSVIMEDKDKRLCFAVRTEWDLKLAMEKNPDVKFFKNSDYIE; this is translated from the coding sequence ATGAGTTTCAAACCTCGTTGTACCTTCGCCATTATTTCCCATCCGGACGCCGGTAAAACAACGATGACTGAAAAACTCTTGTGGTTCGGTGGAGTGGTTCGCGAAGCGGGTATGGTGAAATCAAAAAGTGGTGATTACGCTAAATCTGACTGGATGGAACTTGAAAAGCAACGTGGTATCTCGATTACTTCATCGGTCATGAGTTTTGAATACAACGATCGCGCTCTTCACCTTCTGGATACTCCAGGACACAAAGACTTCTCGGAAGATACTTATCGTACTCTGACTGCAGTTGAATCAGTGCTCATGATGATTGACTCCGCTAAAGGTGTGGAGGCACAGACGATTAAACTTATGGAAGTTTGTCGTATGCGTGACACTCCAATCGTTACCTTCATGAACAAGTTTGACCGTGAGGCAATGGATCCATTCGCACTTCTGGACAATATTGAATCAATTCTTAAAATCCAGTGTGTGCCCATGACATGGCCCGTGGGTAACGGTGTCGACTTCAAAGGTGTATACGACTTTAAAACGAAACAAATTCTAAGCTTCAAAGACTCAAAAGATCCGTTCACTCCAAGCTACGTTGATGCTTCTGATCTAGATGCTCCTTCACTCCTTGAGGCCATTGGCCCGGCACTGGTTGAAAAACTAAAAGAAGAGCTTGAAATGGTGGCCACACTCATTCCTGAGTTCAACATGGATGAGTACCAAGCGGGAATCCAAACTCCAGTGTTCTTTGGTTCGGCGTTGAAAAACTTCGGTGTTAAAGAGTGCTTGGATCTTATTACACAAATTGCACCAACGCCTAAACCTCGTGAAGCAGTACTTGCTCCTTATGATTCAAACGCTGAGAAAATCACGATTGATCCAAGCGACAAAGAATTCACGGGCTTTATTTTCAAAATTCAAGCGAACATGGATCCTAAACACCGTGACCGTATTTCATTCATGCGTGTATGTTCAGGACGCTTTGAGCGTAACGAGAAGATTTACCACGTGAGAACGGGTAAAGAGATTCGTATCGCGACTCCCCTTATTTTCCAGGCCCGTGACCGTGACATTGCTGAAGAAGCATTGGCCGGAGATATCATCGGTCTTTACGATACGGGTAAATATCAAATCGGTGATACCTTCTCGATGGGTAAAAAACATATCCGTTACACCGGTATTCCAAGCTTCTCGCCTGAATTATTCATGCGTGTAACGGCGAAAGATCCGATGAAGGCGAAACACCTTGAGAAAGGTCTTTCTCAACTTTCTGAAGAAGGTGCGACTCAGCTCTTCATCCGTCGTCACACGAACGAAAAAATGCTCGGTGCCGTAGGTGCTCTACAGTTTGAAGTTGTTAAATACCGTCTGGAAGATGAATATTCTGTTGAAGCGTCTTACGAGCCAGTGGCATGGGCCGGTGTTCGTTGGTTAAAGTTCCCGGACAAAAAGTCAGAAGAAAAATTCGCTCAAGATTACTCGTCAGTGATCATGGAAGATAAAGATAAGCGTCTTTGTTTTGCTGTTCGTACTGAATGGGACTTAAAACTCGCGATGGAGAAAAATCCAGACGTGAAGTTCTTTAAGAACTCAGATTATATCGAGTAA